The proteins below come from a single Thermopolyspora flexuosa genomic window:
- a CDS encoding ABC transporter permease — MIAYALRRLGYGAVVLVLVTVIVFVIMRLVPGDAVSLQLQEVGASKEEADALRAEFGLDAPVWVQLWNWLGGVVQGDLGTSFYSREPVVDLFLARVPVTIQLGLLAILVGSLLGLTIGVVAAVTRGSAVDGTLRLIAVAFLSVPNFVVALLTLTALAIWFAWSPPLVYAGPTEDFASWAQQVAIPVLALGTGGMAAVARLTRSSMLESLGSDYIRTVRAKGVREKTVVLKHALRNSTIAVLTLLGLELATILGGTVIIEQMFGLPGTGQLIYQAVLDRDYPVVVACTIFYAALFVIMIIVIDLLYALVDPRIRHGRALS, encoded by the coding sequence GTGATCGCCTACGCGTTGCGCAGGCTCGGCTACGGCGCCGTGGTGCTGGTGCTGGTCACGGTCATCGTGTTCGTGATCATGCGCCTGGTGCCCGGTGACGCGGTGAGCCTGCAGCTCCAGGAGGTCGGCGCGAGCAAGGAGGAGGCCGACGCGCTGCGCGCCGAGTTCGGGCTCGACGCGCCGGTGTGGGTGCAGTTGTGGAACTGGCTCGGCGGCGTGGTCCAGGGCGACCTCGGCACCTCGTTCTACAGCCGGGAGCCGGTGGTCGACCTGTTCCTCGCCCGGGTGCCGGTCACCATCCAGCTCGGCCTGCTCGCCATCCTCGTCGGCTCGCTGCTCGGCCTGACCATCGGCGTCGTCGCCGCGGTCACCCGCGGCTCGGCCGTCGACGGCACGCTGCGGCTGATCGCGGTGGCGTTCCTGTCGGTGCCGAACTTCGTGGTCGCCCTGCTCACGCTCACCGCGCTCGCGATCTGGTTCGCCTGGTCGCCGCCGCTCGTCTACGCGGGCCCGACCGAGGACTTCGCGAGCTGGGCGCAGCAGGTCGCGATCCCGGTGCTCGCGCTCGGCACCGGCGGCATGGCCGCGGTGGCCCGGCTCACCCGGTCGTCGATGCTCGAGTCGCTGGGCTCGGACTACATCCGCACGGTGCGCGCCAAGGGCGTACGGGAGAAGACCGTGGTGCTCAAGCACGCGCTGCGGAACTCGACGATCGCCGTGCTCACCCTGCTCGGCCTCGAGCTCGCCACCATCCTCGGCGGCACCGTGATCATCGAGCAGATGTTCGGCCTGCCGGGCACCGGCCAGCTCATCTACCAGGCGGTGCTCGACCGGGACTACCCGGTGGTGGTCGCCTGCACGATCTTCTACGCCGCGCTGTTCGTGATCATGATCATCGTCATCGACCTGCTCTACGCGCTGGTCGACCCGCGGATCCGGCACGGGAGGGCGTTGTCGTGA
- a CDS encoding ABC transporter ATP-binding protein has translation MTTTTGAANGALATDRRADLARPIPERAEPAVLFEARDLVKRFRTRRHTVHAVNGVSLSIPRGRTVGLVGESGSGKSTVARLALRLLDPTSGELRFDGIDLLRVSRREMRALRRRMQIVFQNPLGSLNPRMRVLNVVGEPLTVHRIAKGRQQVDRVVELLEKVGLGAADLYKFSHQFSGGQAQRIGIARALATDPDLIVCDEAVSALDVSVQAQVLNLLKRLQAELGLSYLFIAHDLNVVRYMADEVCVMYLGRIVERGDGDTLFTDPRHPYTQMLVSAVPEFAPEREGERRHRVAPRGEPASPSNPPSGCHFHPRCPKAMARCRTEAPKVHRIEDGRTVACHLYDPAGEASGK, from the coding sequence ATGACAACGACGACGGGGGCCGCCAACGGCGCGCTCGCCACCGACCGGCGTGCCGACCTGGCACGGCCCATCCCCGAGCGGGCCGAGCCGGCCGTGCTGTTCGAGGCGCGCGACCTGGTGAAGCGCTTCCGCACCCGGCGGCACACGGTGCACGCGGTCAACGGCGTGTCGCTGAGCATCCCGCGCGGCCGCACGGTGGGGCTGGTCGGCGAGTCGGGCTCGGGCAAGTCGACCGTCGCCCGGCTGGCGCTGCGGCTGCTCGACCCCACCTCGGGCGAGCTCCGCTTCGACGGCATCGACCTGCTGCGGGTCTCCCGGCGGGAGATGCGGGCGCTGCGGCGGCGCATGCAGATCGTCTTCCAGAACCCGCTCGGCTCCCTCAACCCGCGCATGCGGGTGCTGAACGTGGTCGGCGAGCCGCTCACCGTGCACCGCATCGCCAAGGGCAGGCAGCAGGTGGACCGGGTGGTGGAGCTGCTGGAGAAGGTCGGGCTCGGCGCCGCCGACCTGTACAAGTTCTCCCACCAGTTCTCCGGCGGGCAGGCGCAGCGCATCGGCATCGCCCGCGCCCTCGCCACCGACCCGGACCTGATCGTCTGCGACGAGGCGGTCTCCGCGCTCGACGTGTCGGTGCAGGCCCAGGTGCTCAACCTGCTCAAGCGCCTGCAGGCCGAGCTCGGCCTGTCGTACCTGTTCATCGCCCACGACCTCAACGTGGTGCGGTACATGGCCGACGAGGTCTGCGTGATGTACCTCGGGCGGATCGTGGAGCGGGGCGACGGCGACACGCTGTTCACCGACCCGCGGCACCCCTACACGCAGATGCTCGTGTCCGCGGTGCCGGAGTTCGCCCCCGAGCGTGAGGGCGAGCGGCGGCACCGGGTGGCCCCGCGCGGCGAGCCGGCGAGCCCGAGCAACCCGCCCTCGGGATGCCACTTCCACCCCCGCTGCCCGAAGGCGATGGCGCGGTGCCGTACCGAGGCGCCCAAGGTGCACCGGATCGAGGACGGCCGCACCGTCGCCTGCCACCTGTACGACCCCGCCGGGGAGGCGAGCGGAAAGTGA
- a CDS encoding ABC transporter ATP-binding protein has protein sequence MNAVSGVSFTVAPGETVAIVGESGSGKSVSSLAVMGLLGTGRIADGSVLLRGEELVGTDPERLRELRGTEMAMIFQNPMTSLDPLFTIGDQLVEAMRAHRRISRREARARALELLREVGLPDPERRIRSYPHELSGGQQQRVMIAIALACEPALLIADEPTTALDVTVEAQILDLLRRMQRDHGTALLLITHDMAVVAEMADRVVVMYAGQVVEQGPVREVLRSPSNPYTRALIDSIPLPTTPRDRPMPAIGGSVPTITEMPPGCRFHPRCPSVQDRCAREAPPLREVGAGRASRCWLHETAGAALGGEVRRAG, from the coding sequence GTGAACGCGGTCAGCGGCGTGTCGTTCACGGTCGCGCCCGGGGAGACCGTCGCCATCGTCGGCGAATCGGGATCGGGCAAGAGCGTGTCGTCGCTCGCGGTGATGGGTCTTCTCGGCACCGGCCGGATCGCCGACGGATCGGTCTTGCTGCGCGGCGAGGAACTCGTGGGGACGGATCCGGAACGGCTCCGCGAGCTGCGCGGCACCGAAATGGCGATGATTTTCCAGAACCCGATGACCTCGCTCGACCCGCTGTTCACCATCGGGGACCAGCTCGTCGAGGCGATGCGCGCGCACCGGCGGATCTCCCGGCGCGAGGCGCGCGCCCGGGCGCTCGAGCTGCTGCGCGAGGTGGGCCTGCCGGACCCGGAGCGCCGGATCCGCTCCTACCCGCACGAGCTGTCCGGCGGCCAGCAGCAGCGGGTGATGATCGCAATCGCCCTCGCCTGCGAGCCCGCGCTGCTCATCGCCGACGAGCCCACCACCGCGCTCGACGTGACCGTGGAGGCGCAGATCCTCGACCTGCTGCGCCGGATGCAGCGCGACCACGGCACCGCGCTGCTGCTCATCACCCACGACATGGCGGTGGTCGCCGAGATGGCCGACCGGGTCGTGGTGATGTACGCCGGGCAGGTGGTCGAGCAGGGGCCGGTGCGCGAGGTGCTGCGCTCGCCGAGCAACCCGTACACCAGGGCGCTCATCGACTCGATCCCGTTGCCGACCACGCCGCGGGACCGGCCCATGCCGGCGATCGGCGGCAGCGTGCCCACGATCACCGAGATGCCGCCCGGCTGCCGGTTCCACCCCCGCTGCCCGTCGGTGCAGGACCGGTGCGCCCGTGAGGCGCCGCCGCTGCGGGAGGTCGGCGCAGGGCGGGCGAGCCGGTGCTGGCTGCACGAGACGGCCGGTGCGGCCCTCGGAGGCGAGGTGCGCCGTGCCGGTTAG